A segment of the Bacillus sp. es.034 genome:
CTTCCATTCTTCGTAATGTATTCGATTTCTTCTTTTTGTCCTTTAAGTATATTTTCATACTCAGATTCAAAATAACTCGTCCCGACCCGATCATTCAAAGCATACCCTTGAGCTTTATATTCTTTTACAAGTTCGCTCGGCAGTCCTTGCTGGGAGGTGGAAACCCTGCCTAAAATGGTCCTCAATGTACTATCATTCACATACTTCCTTTCCCAATCTGTAGTGACGTTCACACCGGGCATTTCAGATAATCGTTCACTCACCCTTGCCATCTCTTCCATAGATACATCTTTATTTTTGATGATCTGTGGACTCAGGGCATATCCCGTATTGAATTCACGGAAAATGGCCATTACTTCTTCCTCCTGTTTGGAAAAAGAGTTGATATCCTTTTCAGTGATCCTCTCAAGCTGCATTTCGTAAATCTTTTTGTTCCTCTCATCCTCCGCCAGTTCTTCATCATCTTCGAGCTTCTTTATTTCTTCTTTTGAAACAAGCTTTACCGCTTGATCAGGATGAGTGAGCAGCCAGAAATCCTGCCTATCACGGTCTGTAATTTTTTTTGTATCCATTTCAATCAGTTCAGCCAATTTCTCAGCTACCTTCAGCATATCTTTAGGCTTCGTCGTTTGCGTTCTCGTGTATGTAATGGCATTCAATGGAACGTTGTCGACGATCACATTCCGATATCGGTCATAAATTTTCCCTCTAGGAGGTGTTCCATTATGGGATTTGACATTTTCAGTTCTTGCGACTTCTGCTTCATAATGGTTTCCCTGCACAATTTGTACAATTCCAAGACGAAGAATCAGAAGTGAGAATAGAAAAAAGACCGAAATAAACAATAGATTCATTCTCAATGGGACATGGGTTTTTTTCTTTTTCTTCTTTTCCTTCAATTTGTATAACCCCTTTTAAGCTCGTATTTTACCAAAATATGATAATGTTCTAGTCCTATTTTATAGAAATTTCGACTATATTTCTACCTCTATATGGAATTAAACCCATTAAACTTACTTCATTGGGTATTGATGGGGAAATATAGGGATATGCATATGTGTGAGGTTTAGGAAACTGCGAAAAATGTCGAAGAAGGAGTATAGACAAAAGGGTTCCGTTTCTTTTAGAATATAGTCGTATTCAAAGCAATAAAAATGAAACCAAAGCTCTCCTTAATGCGTAGAATTGGTAACTAGATGATTGAGAGGTTGAAGGCTGTTATGTTTAGCAAACTGATGTGCAGGTTCGGAATTGGAGCTACAAAGATTGATGTGGTATTGAATAAGAAGGAGTTTCGACCAGGAGATGTCATCAAGGGTGAATATGAACTCACCGGCGGTCGGGTAGAGCAGAAATTAAAGAGGATTGAGACAGATCTTTTACAATATGATGATAAACGTTCTTCTGTTCTTCATCAGAATACCATATTAAGCTCATCAACGATGAAAGCAAACGAACAACGCACCATTCACTTTTCGTGCAGACTTTCCGATGCATTTCCACCAAGCAGTGAGAAGGTTTCTTATAAGTTCGTCACCCGACTTGTCTTTGACGATGGTGTCAACAGCGTCGATCACGATGAATTTCAGATTCTAGTATAATGATATATAAGTAAGCCCTTCTATTCGGAAGGGCTTTTGAATGTTAACTCGTTTGATTATCTTTTCCTACCGAATATCCTTCAAATAATCTCCCGCCGTGCTTTTGGAGAACAGAATCGACCAAACTCACAACCTCCATTTTGTCATCTTCCCTATAGAATCGTTCGAAAGCATTTATAAATTCCTTGGCAAATTGCGGATCATACTCATTTAATGCACGGATTATCCATTTTGAAGAGCCTATCCAATGATGATTCGTCCTGAGCACATACTCATGAAGTGATTCCCCTATGGAGTTCGCAATGAAAATACTTTCCCCTCTATTCGTCGAACCGATAAAATCTTCAAGGGCATCCGTAAGAAAATATCTCTTCATTCGAATGGTCTCTGCTGACCATTCAGGAGGTCCGTCCCTCAACATATTATTTGCTTCTAACTTGATTGTGTCGATGATTGGGTGGTCAATGAGTGGAATTCCTTCTGACACCATCTTTTGTAAGGAGGGGCGTGCCCGTTTATAGTCCGATTGGAAATAGTGACGGAGTGTTTTCAAATTATGTACGAACACTTCTATCGGCCATCCGTTGGAAATAAGGGATTCACGGTACTCG
Coding sequences within it:
- a CDS encoding sporulation protein codes for the protein MFSKLMCRFGIGATKIDVVLNKKEFRPGDVIKGEYELTGGRVEQKLKRIETDLLQYDDKRSSVLHQNTILSSSTMKANEQRTIHFSCRLSDAFPPSSEKVSYKFVTRLVFDDGVNSVDHDEFQILV
- a CDS encoding nucleotidyltransferase domain-containing protein, translated to MIRPSPIEAAKLFIHEQFPACQAALLGGSVVRGEDTPTSDLDIVVIDEHLQTEYRESLISNGWPIEVFVHNLKTLRHYFQSDYKRARPSLQKMVSEGIPLIDHPIIDTIKLEANNMLRDGPPEWSAETIRMKRYFLTDALEDFIGSTNRGESIFIANSIGESLHEYVLRTNHHWIGSSKWIIRALNEYDPQFAKEFINAFERFYREDDKMEVVSLVDSVLQKHGGRLFEGYSVGKDNQTS